One Gossypium raimondii isolate GPD5lz chromosome 3, ASM2569854v1, whole genome shotgun sequence genomic window carries:
- the LOC105796356 gene encoding NAC domain-containing protein 86 isoform X1 produces MNNLKLKGYGFNPSEQILIGYLRERTTSGRDYLVQDIIDLSHDICSYDPWDLPGCDSITPNDSERFFIYPKTYKYANSTSKVIGIPTKQVPNSDQRQPMINRATKNGKWKVSGVRVNVKSSDETKQVIGIKTKLYFKHNNCPNKTSCVLHQFELVDIDPCQDKYFLGKVIMKEFKPTNISSNNLNDRISIPEVRVELGPEPLVETEVTNEYEWTQSEQTNEFITPYLVFDNENSIDDGNEVISNYQSQIRVELGLEPLVEIEVAKEYGWTRGEQTNEFRTPCPVFNNENFIDDGNEVSSNHQSQINMEQIRSLEVPNIGIEDQNQSYQNIGIDINDPTVPDEGSNQQNIVAVAENESSILPSNLHNLLIDIILYFINQIEWSDLYKLCRFIDQQRAAGAEIEFPNLPPLDVAESSYSTDSVRKRSAMEVERLATGVETELAQQQAKRSRL; encoded by the exons ATGAACAACCTCAAGCTCAAAGGCTATGGCTTCAACCCCTCCGAGCAAATCCTCATCGGCTATCTCCGAGAACGAACAACCTCCGGCCGTGATTACTTGGTCCAAGACATCATCGACCTCAGTCACGATATTTGCAGCTATGATCCATGGGATCTACCTG GTTGTGATTCGATCACACCAAATGATTCGGAACGGTTTTTTATTTACCCTAAAACGTATAAGTATGCAAACAGTACGTCCAAAGTGATCGGTATTCCTACAAAACAAGTACCGAACAGTGATCAACGGCAGCCGATGATAAATCGAGCTACCAAGAACGGAAAGTGGAAAGTCTCGGGGGTTCGAGTTAACGTCAAGTCTAGTGATGAAACTAAACAAGTGATTGGTATTAAGACAAAGTTGTATTTCAAGCACAATAATTGCCCAAACAAAACATCATGTGTGTTACATCAGTTCGAACTTGTTGATATTGATCCTTGCCAA gataaatattttcttggtaaAGTGATAATGAAAGAATTTAAGCCAACCAATATTTCAAGTAACAATTTAAACGATCGGATTTCAATTCCGGAG GTTCGAGTAGAACTTGGTCCGGAGCCATTAGTTGAAACAGAAGTCACTAATGAGTACGAGTGGACTCAAAGTGAACaaactaatgaatttataaCACCATATCTGGTTTTCGACAATGAGAACTCTATTGATGACGGGAATGAAGTGATCTCCAATTACCAGTCACAA ATTAGAGTAGAACTCGGTTTAGAGCCATTAGTTGAAATCGAAGTAGCTAAAGAGTACGGATGGACTCGAGGTGAacaaactaatgaatttagaaCTCCCTGTCCGGTTTTCAACAACGAGAACTTTATTGATGATGGTAATGAAGTGAGCTCTAATCACCAGTCACAA ATAAATATGGAGCAAATTAGAAGCTTGGAAGTACCTAATATAGGTATTGAGGATCAAAATCAATCATACCAGAATATTGGGATCGATATTAATGATCCAACAGTCCCCGATGAAGGAAGCAATCAACAAAATATAGTTGCAGTTGCAGAGAATGAAAGCTCAATCTTGCCTTCTAATTTACATAACCTTCTAAtagatattatattatattttataaatcaaata GAATGGTCCGACTTATACAAGTTATGCCGCTTTATTGACCAGCAACGTGCTGCTGGTGCTGAGATAGAGTTCCCCAATTTGCCCCCTTTGGATGTGGCTGAATCTTCCTACTCGACGGATTCAGTCCGTAAAAGATCAGCCATGGAGGTTGAAAGATTAGCCACCGGTGTAGAAACTGAATTGGCTCAACAACAAGCAAAGAGAAGTAGATTATAA
- the LOC105796356 gene encoding NAC domain-containing protein 71 isoform X3 translates to MNNLKLKGYGFNPSEQILIGYLRERTTSGRDYLVQDIIDLSHDICSYDPWDLPGCDSITPNDSERFFIYPKTYKYANSTSKVIGIPTKQVPNSDQRQPMINRATKNGKWKVSGVRVNVKSSDETKQVIGIKTKLYFKHNNCPNKTSCVLHQFELVDIDPCQDKYFLGKVIMKEFKPTNISSNNLNDRISIPEVRVELGPEPLVETEVTNEYEWTQSEQTNEFITPYLVFDNENSIDDGNEVISNYQSQEWSDLYKLCRFIDQQRAAGAEIEFPNLPPLDVAESSYSTDSVRKRSAMEVERLATGVETELAQQQAKRSRL, encoded by the exons ATGAACAACCTCAAGCTCAAAGGCTATGGCTTCAACCCCTCCGAGCAAATCCTCATCGGCTATCTCCGAGAACGAACAACCTCCGGCCGTGATTACTTGGTCCAAGACATCATCGACCTCAGTCACGATATTTGCAGCTATGATCCATGGGATCTACCTG GTTGTGATTCGATCACACCAAATGATTCGGAACGGTTTTTTATTTACCCTAAAACGTATAAGTATGCAAACAGTACGTCCAAAGTGATCGGTATTCCTACAAAACAAGTACCGAACAGTGATCAACGGCAGCCGATGATAAATCGAGCTACCAAGAACGGAAAGTGGAAAGTCTCGGGGGTTCGAGTTAACGTCAAGTCTAGTGATGAAACTAAACAAGTGATTGGTATTAAGACAAAGTTGTATTTCAAGCACAATAATTGCCCAAACAAAACATCATGTGTGTTACATCAGTTCGAACTTGTTGATATTGATCCTTGCCAA gataaatattttcttggtaaAGTGATAATGAAAGAATTTAAGCCAACCAATATTTCAAGTAACAATTTAAACGATCGGATTTCAATTCCGGAG GTTCGAGTAGAACTTGGTCCGGAGCCATTAGTTGAAACAGAAGTCACTAATGAGTACGAGTGGACTCAAAGTGAACaaactaatgaatttataaCACCATATCTGGTTTTCGACAATGAGAACTCTATTGATGACGGGAATGAAGTGATCTCCAATTACCAGTCACAA GAATGGTCCGACTTATACAAGTTATGCCGCTTTATTGACCAGCAACGTGCTGCTGGTGCTGAGATAGAGTTCCCCAATTTGCCCCCTTTGGATGTGGCTGAATCTTCCTACTCGACGGATTCAGTCCGTAAAAGATCAGCCATGGAGGTTGAAAGATTAGCCACCGGTGTAGAAACTGAATTGGCTCAACAACAAGCAAAGAGAAGTAGATTATAA
- the LOC105796356 gene encoding NAC domain-containing protein 71 isoform X2 produces MNNLKLKGYGFNPSEQILIGYLRERTTSGRDYLVQDIIDLSHDICSYDPWDLPGCDSITPNDSERFFIYPKTYKYANSTSKVIGIPTKQVPNSDQRQPMINRATKNGKWKVSGVRVNVKSSDETKQVIGIKTKLYFKHNNCPNKTSCVLHQFELVDIDPCQDKYFLGKVIMKEFKPTNISSNNLNDRISIPEVRVELGPEPLVETEVTNEYEWTQSEQTNEFITPYLVFDNENSIDDGNEVISNYQSQIRVELGLEPLVEIEVAKEYGWTRGEQTNEFRTPCPVFNNENFIDDGNEVSSNHQSQEWSDLYKLCRFIDQQRAAGAEIEFPNLPPLDVAESSYSTDSVRKRSAMEVERLATGVETELAQQQAKRSRL; encoded by the exons ATGAACAACCTCAAGCTCAAAGGCTATGGCTTCAACCCCTCCGAGCAAATCCTCATCGGCTATCTCCGAGAACGAACAACCTCCGGCCGTGATTACTTGGTCCAAGACATCATCGACCTCAGTCACGATATTTGCAGCTATGATCCATGGGATCTACCTG GTTGTGATTCGATCACACCAAATGATTCGGAACGGTTTTTTATTTACCCTAAAACGTATAAGTATGCAAACAGTACGTCCAAAGTGATCGGTATTCCTACAAAACAAGTACCGAACAGTGATCAACGGCAGCCGATGATAAATCGAGCTACCAAGAACGGAAAGTGGAAAGTCTCGGGGGTTCGAGTTAACGTCAAGTCTAGTGATGAAACTAAACAAGTGATTGGTATTAAGACAAAGTTGTATTTCAAGCACAATAATTGCCCAAACAAAACATCATGTGTGTTACATCAGTTCGAACTTGTTGATATTGATCCTTGCCAA gataaatattttcttggtaaAGTGATAATGAAAGAATTTAAGCCAACCAATATTTCAAGTAACAATTTAAACGATCGGATTTCAATTCCGGAG GTTCGAGTAGAACTTGGTCCGGAGCCATTAGTTGAAACAGAAGTCACTAATGAGTACGAGTGGACTCAAAGTGAACaaactaatgaatttataaCACCATATCTGGTTTTCGACAATGAGAACTCTATTGATGACGGGAATGAAGTGATCTCCAATTACCAGTCACAA ATTAGAGTAGAACTCGGTTTAGAGCCATTAGTTGAAATCGAAGTAGCTAAAGAGTACGGATGGACTCGAGGTGAacaaactaatgaatttagaaCTCCCTGTCCGGTTTTCAACAACGAGAACTTTATTGATGATGGTAATGAAGTGAGCTCTAATCACCAGTCACAA GAATGGTCCGACTTATACAAGTTATGCCGCTTTATTGACCAGCAACGTGCTGCTGGTGCTGAGATAGAGTTCCCCAATTTGCCCCCTTTGGATGTGGCTGAATCTTCCTACTCGACGGATTCAGTCCGTAAAAGATCAGCCATGGAGGTTGAAAGATTAGCCACCGGTGTAGAAACTGAATTGGCTCAACAACAAGCAAAGAGAAGTAGATTATAA